The Natrinema salaciae genome includes a window with the following:
- the bioD gene encoding dethiobiotin synthase — protein sequence MTASRPIAVVGSGTGVGKTVVTAGLTRLLREAGHDARAIKPAQTGHPPDDDAAFVATACAEPDAATCPRYLEPALAPRVAAAVADEELAYETIRAACEREIEATPVPIVEGIGGLRVPLAGDREVIDLVADIGAAAVVVTRSGLGTLNHTALSIDALEDRGIEVCAVVVNEYAGETVAERTNPDELERMTGHAVETVPPLGDGERDGDPRELAAGVGDALSPTLLERLPIERS from the coding sequence GTGACCGCGAGCCGACCGATCGCCGTCGTCGGCTCCGGGACGGGCGTCGGGAAGACCGTCGTTACGGCCGGACTCACGCGCCTGCTCCGCGAGGCCGGACACGACGCGCGAGCGATCAAACCGGCCCAGACCGGCCACCCGCCGGACGACGACGCCGCGTTCGTCGCCACGGCGTGTGCGGAACCCGACGCCGCGACCTGTCCGCGATATCTCGAGCCGGCGCTCGCGCCGCGAGTCGCGGCGGCGGTCGCCGACGAGGAACTCGCGTACGAGACGATCCGCGCGGCCTGCGAGCGCGAGATCGAGGCGACCCCGGTCCCGATCGTCGAGGGAATCGGTGGTCTCCGCGTCCCCCTGGCCGGCGACCGCGAGGTGATCGACCTCGTCGCCGACATCGGGGCCGCAGCGGTCGTCGTCACGCGGTCGGGACTGGGCACGCTCAACCACACCGCGCTCTCGATCGACGCGCTCGAGGATCGCGGGATCGAGGTCTGCGCCGTCGTCGTCAACGAGTACGCTGGCGAGACGGTCGCCGAGCGGACCAACCCTGACGAACTCGAGCGGATGACCGGTCACGCGGTCGAGACGGTGCCACCGCTTGGCGACGGTGAGCGCGACGGCGATCCGCGCGAGCTCGCTGCCGGAGTCGGCGACGCGCTCTCCCCGACGTTGCTCGAGCGACTACCGATAGAACGTTCGTGA